The Dreissena polymorpha isolate Duluth1 chromosome 9, UMN_Dpol_1.0, whole genome shotgun sequence genome contains the following window.
CAGGATCTAAACgtaaaagatactggtataaccattatctataagtttgtgttataaccaccaaataacccttatttatgatgttgtgttataaccccaaattaccattatctatgattttgtgttgtaacccccaaatatttcatagttcattttatttacataagtttccttttttactggcatctgtgtgcagttttcattaatggaacagaactgtgtaggttttaaaaattctgcttcatcttgtaagcgtaatttcatatttttctcaacttcaaggggagatgattctgaacttatttttacgttacttatttacgataggggttgagtactcattgatatgaaaacactgtaaaagtttgaacaaaattgaatgaaaactgtaaattgcatacagaagctgcatttcacaatactttgaaattcagtaaaagatcataatagatttaatgctccgatattcatcattttcaatagggttcgagtaatactgatataaaaacacttaacaagtttggaaagattcagacgaaagttgtgaaatcttttaaacaagtggaaattgtttattttgtcaaatttaatagaaaaaatctggacttattgtcccgatgtttctcattttaaatgaggtaaaaatgctcattgatatgaagacactgtaagtttggaaagaatctgatgaaaaatgttgacatgatcacctaaccaagcagtttttcactattatttttcaattcaaagagacataattctggacttatggtccgatattgctcatatagagtttgggttgggtcctcattgataaaaaaacctgtgcaagtttgggaacaatcggattaaaattttggacttcaaacaacgatttcaaaattacGCAAATTCtgaggaagataactatggacgtaatggtcggatagtgctaaagggcccataccacctgaatagtaatacgtgtcgcgcttcgcgctctatatgtggttcttaaaaaaaaactccgagaaGTGCTttactctagggaaacgggttgctgggacacagctcctccttgataagcggctgtttcctttatcgcaactcattgttacaatcaataatacgtgtcgcgcttcgcgctctatatgtggtagggatagtacttagagcctatgatagacaaccataaaaaaacatggataatagatgtgctGTTTGCATCTATTTGTTAATGTAAAAACACGTGTacttttttataagatatttaattgatgtaagaaattttaattatcgttgtcaccacgcggcatacattaattttaataaaaatgtagtaaaatggattttaaaatgtctacataaaattaagctttattatatttattaacctgactgaaaaaaaaatgtcagccgccgaactgttccgttcgtgccggaatcCGGGATTGAaacgggggcctttagatgattgttgcgtaaacaacttcagtctaacgctctcccaactgagttatttatgtactgctatttggtgaagttgtgtatagcgatcgttattatatggcTATTAATAAACTattacattgtacgttttcgtaccactacgccttccaataaacttacttgcgcgataggtcgtcaaatatcgtactacattgattctccactaaataagcaaattagaaaaaccacaaaataaatatattttgattatgttatgtttttatataaaacaagaaagtttcgcgtatttgcacagtccctgtgatctttcccctgtgatcagttgtggataagttattaattaaaacaattagctttgcataattggcaataaatggtgtaataaatgtaataggcacaaatgcagtacttatttacactaatttacacaaaaaaaaaaatcaccactatgcaagatattcttaaaacaaaaatatatacattgatccgtaaaataacttctcctcccataagcgaaacaaaaatgcattacatactagtcgccgatttccagagcgacgccaataatgcGAAATTTTAATACTGCATCATGCACATCCTATCCGTTCTTGTAAAATCAAAATCgtgtttgttgtttctttaacaaaaatgttttgatTAAGAGCAGTTGGCTGTAATTATTGGTTAAATACATAATAAcacaatgttgtaaatatttgtttttcatgttaatccatttatgcctaacgtctggtaaaacggccttggcaaacagcgtagacccagatgagacgccgcatgatgtctcatcagggtctgcgctgtttgcgtaaaggaatttctgtaagaagtattctaaatatagaaataaatatactagacacgcctaattttggaaataaattgattcaatttagaaggatgggagagtccactaagcataaatgggttaagattcaTGAAAACGACCAATCACAAACACAGAAAATTCGTTTGATCCGATTTTCTTAAATGATGAGTGTAAGACTCGTTAAGGAGTTTTGTATATCTTTTCATACCAACCTGGCCGAGTTGTACGTCTAGTAAATGCGTGCAGTGGCAGAGATCATTGTTACAGTCGTTGGTGGTATCCAGCGTCGACGCATTACAGAAACGCTTGTCTTTGACGTCATCCCATTGCGTGGCCAATGGGATGGCAGGAATGAAATTTGTTATCTTAAGCGCGTTAAAGAAGAATGTTCCGGTCGGTAATCGGCTTGGAAGAATTGGGCCGTTCCGCGCTTAACTGAACGAGAGCACGCTAGGCAAGTTGGTACTAAAAATCTTGTGAAACCATAACTACAAAGCCCACCCTTTTCTGCATTATTATGCCCTTGTGTGCTGGCACCCTGGTGTGGTCACAGCTCACAGTTTTTCCTTATCATTTGAACTTCAATATATTTCTGCAAAGGAAACTTGCAATGAGCCATCGTTCGATCCGTAAACTGAGACAAAAGTTGGCagaaaatgtcaaaaaaatagTGGACTTGTACACGGAATGAATACTATGTGGCCTTGAAGTAACTCTGTGGCCTTGAATTAACGCTGTGGCATAAAACTAAGCCTTAAAGAAAACACTAGAATTGATGACCTTGGAAAGTTGACCGCTTATGGAAAAAACGACAGCACGCCACAAGATTAAAGAATGCTTAAAGGTTTGACACAAAcagagaaaacaacaacaatttcttATAGAATTAATCGACAGAAGACATTTTGAAAGTGGACATGTGAACCTTGGGCATGGAAACACTAGGCATCTGCATACATTATTAATAGAACATCGAGCAAACAGAACGATACCACGCATAACTAGTTATTGCAAATGCGAGGGAAAACATCATAACGGCAGGCGCAGGTGAACAGAATGCCAATTGTATCCAACATGGCCACTCGTCATTTTTAAGCTGTTTAGAACACTACTTAATATATATTCAGTAGTAGAGTAATTAACAAAAATACGATATTACATTTTCGAATAGAACCAAATTGGCGTATGGAAATATTGTTAATGGTCGGATAACAAATAGGACTCATTGCGCGCAAGGATACATTGTTAATGGTCGGCGTTAGCAATCCCATTCTCGATGACTGGGGATACAAAGTAGGATGACTATAGTGGGAGTTGTCGTTGGTCTGGTAACGGAGATCTGGAAACGAGTAAGGGAAATATAGTAAATGCACACATGCGATACATACGTATACAATACTTCCTAACACTACTAGTATTTACCGATATCTGCAACTGTTAATATCcggttaaaatataaattaatactttttaaatattcttttacCGATTTTTGTTTTCGTCAACTGTCGTAAAAGTGTTGTTGTGTGTGGAAAAGGAAGATAACATCGGTAAAGAaaacatatacattatttttcttaataatttcTGTTTAAcgtgaattattattatttaatttacttCTTCGGCAAAGTCCAAGCAATAAGTGTACACCAGACAATTAGAAAACGACAAGGAACGATCATCTAAAAGAATGGTTacatttggaccgtgctctgtgaaaagggggtttaattcatgtgttgtccgcataggctaatcagggacgacacttcacgcctAAACTTGCTAAGAAGaaacaacacaaaacacaaaaagAAACAATATATCTTAAAAGCATAAAAGCAGAATGTTTCGTCCCGAATTagcttatgcggactgcacaggctaatctgggacgcacatgcattgaacccctttttcacagagaaagGCCCGTTTTCAGGATATTTTGATCTGCACTAGAATGTGTTGGTGAAAAAAGTAGTTTGTTGCCGCAAGATCTCCGACAAAAGTTCGGTAAATAAGTCTGCTTAACTTATGATGTCGCTAAACGTTTTTTTGAAACACAGGTTATTCCCCATGCAATAAGCCATTGAAAGGGTGTTACATGACAGAAATCGATCAGGTCTGTATTTAACATTCATTCTTTATATGTAAACGTGGTTGATACTTGAGCAAATACGATCGAATGTAGAAAAATAGCATAAGTGATCGAAACCAAAATTCATAATACGGAAAAGAGGTAAGAGACGGCAGAAAAAATAACCAACAAACTGTTTAGGGTcagaataaaaaaattaaagtcGGTCTGGTTATTGGAAACAAACTACTTTTTAAACGTTCGCTGAAACATGGACATTACGTAGGTAGTGGCGGGAGTGTACGGTCTCTGTTGTATAGTTTTCGTCCGAAGAGGTTTCGTATCGAAGATCGCTAAGGTGCAAGTTGTTTCCAGTGTGAGCCGTTAAGATATCGATCTCTGGATTCATTACCTTAAATTAAATAACGCAAAAAAAGCACTATACTAAAtaactaatatattatatttcattataacttTATTAACATGTTACGCATACGTTCTCATTGTGTTAAGTATATAAATCGTTATTTAAATGGAATAATTTAAGAGCGAGCTATTGTCGCATgatgacaataaaacacattgCCACTTATAGCATGTAAACCTTATTTATAATTTGATATCTTCTTATTGAagcttaactcatttatgcctagcgtctagaaaaaaggccttggcaaacagcgtagacccagatgagacgccacatcatgcggtgtctcatctgggtctacgctgtttgtttaaaggaaattctgtaagaaattttctaaatatagaaatatgtatactagaaatccctaattttgaaaataaattgatccaatttagaaggatgggagagtccactaggcattaatggctTAAGCAATCTTGTATGCTTTTTTCACAATGTAGAAACCGTAGTACAACGCGTTGAGAATAGTAAAATTGGCCAAGTATGAAATTACATGTATGTCGAAATCTATGGGAtgaattaacacaatatttaaacgtTTAAGTTgacttaaaaatataataaatcagaAAGTGGAGAAGTCGTACCAGGCCTGTGTATGTAAACGCAAACGGATCACCGACCGGAAGTGGTATGTTTTCGTTGCAAATCTCGCAAGTTTCGTAATACAAAATGGCGGCCCCGTGACCGGAAGCGGGCTTACAGTCCCCTAGAGCCTCGATCCGGATCCAGAAGCTTCCGGAAGGGTTATCCATGGTGTGCAAAACGAAATCGTATCTCTCACCTGCAGCACAACAAACTGATTAACTAAGTTATCAGTACTATGTATTATACATGCGTATGTAATGCCACATATACTCGTCGTATAGGAAGACATTTTGCTACGTGACTTCTTTATTATACATAATATTTCTCAAACAATATCGACCTGGATGAATGATGAGAGACTCCACCGTAGCCGATTTTATCGGGACGCCGTCGGAGGCGATGACCATCATCGGGTGGCTGTCGACACTCAACCGGAAGAAGCAGCGGGTGGCTGCAGCTATCACTCGAAAACGGTACCTGATATAAGACAACAGGTATACATGAACAAGAGACTATTTTGGCGtcatattttattgacatgaaacATTACGGTAATGACACTATTTTCCAATATTAttagacccgcgtcatgcgaaaatgtgtcttattccaTATCTTACCAGCTTCGAATCGCGTAGTCTTGTCAGGAGCCACGCTTTCCGGTATAAAGTCACGAAATATTTCATGGTCTCATTAGAGGCCAAAATagctcttaacccatttatgcctagtgtctagaagaaaggtcttggcaaaccctaattttggaaataaattgatccaatttcgaaggatgggagagtccactaggcataaatgggttagcaAGGCTGCGCGGATGCTGCGGACGCATATCGCATACGAACCATAATAGagtgcattttatatttaaccTATTTCATTCGAATAAACAATAAGAGTGAACATGATATTGCAAGAGAGAACATGATATTGCAAGTTTATTATTTCCTAAATATAACTCTGTAAGGTTATGATGCAAGCGCACGTACATCTTAACCCAtttagtggactttcccatccttctaaattggaccaatttatttccaaaattagggatgtctagtatatttctttctatatttagaatatttattacagaaactcctataagcaaacagcgtagaccgagatgagacgccgcatgatgccaatacatttttttctagacgctaggcataaatgggttaaactaagcAAGATTTTAATAAACATAACTAATCTtcagaacatttttattttattcgtcattattatatacatttatgcatgtaTTAGTGAGCTTTATtttgtattacttttgtttattttttatgagaTGTGTTTGAAAACTACAGGCATTtaatttgtaatgatctattttAATGATGAGGTATTTACGAATTATACAGTGTCAAAAACTGCTgtctataaaacaaaacattgtatacaTTGTTTCTTATCGACATTTCATGAACCAAATAAAAGAAGGCATTGACATGCATTAAAGCACTACGATTTGATGAATATTTTGGTGTAAATCGCCTCTGTACACTATGTTCATACCAAGCGAACAGTTATACATCTACTACCCTCTATGTACGTCATGTATTACGTTTATTCTAAGTGCGCATATGTTAAGTTAACGTTAACGCTTCTTCCTCAAAGAATGTTACaggggcggtcaaccagattgATATAtatcacaaaaaaagaaaagttctaaaataccgtatttttacaattattagtttatattgattaaaatatcacgactggtatattggATTACTTGCAAAatgttgtaaagttttcatattaTCAGTATATTCGGAAAAAAATTTGACCGAGTATGTCGatcagttaatttataaaatacaacgctcattgcatgagcacgcatggccgagtggtctaaatgggagatttttactccaggactccacgggtcagtggttcgagccctgttgagggttacttttttcatgttttcattttattctggattttgtACTAacatttttagatccaatgtttaaatttatcaatattaagcatttaatgacggtattttagaacttttctttcatcgtcaatctggttgactgcccctttaaaacaaaacaccATATAAACGTCACTAATTACGTTTGTTCTTCGTGTGCAGTTTTGAAGTTAACCACATACTATCCAAGTTATAACGTTTGTACACTGCGAATGAATTTGGGCAAGAAAATATATCAATACCTCCATCAATGTATCTACAACTCAAGGATAGAACACCGCGAATTTCGAACTTGCCTGGTATCGGGGTAGACCGTAAACCGCTGGAAAGGCGTATAGGTGGCGTTGTAAGTCGAGTTTACCGGAGGGGACACCAGGTGTTTCCGACCACGTCCGTTCACGAGAACTGTTGAAGCAATAATATGAATTGTGCATAATCCTAAACGGTAAATAAAACTTACGCAATATAAACAAGAGAACAAACGTAAATAAAATAAGACTATACACATACAACCCTTGTATAAATAACTTGAGAATACCATTTATGTTAATACACATATATCGTATAGCGGCaaacaatgttatatttaatttgaaaacacGCACACGATACCGCTAGCTTATTTTGGAGCAATagttaagtattttttatttcttatattattatattacagTAATTTGGACACATTATAACGTTAGGGTGTTATTTGAAGAAACATGTTTTGATGTGACAATTGCATCACATAAGCTAAATATAACCGATCAAATGATCATATCATTTGTGTCGTGCAAATATGTTTTATCTTATTATCTGACAACTCATTAGATGAGTATTCGATAGCACATTT
Protein-coding sequences here:
- the LOC127844190 gene encoding uncharacterized protein LOC127844190, encoding MYEFKADNAGTHWWHSHTGLQLGDGLHGAFIVREPPETDPHSALYTEDRHVMVINDWPDPPQMYRYMEEMQDQWIVPMPINVLVNGRGRKHLVSPPVNSTYNATYTPFQRFTVYPDTRYRFRVIAAATRCFFRLSVDSHPMMVIASDGVPIKSATVESLIIHPGERYDFVLHTMDNPSGSFWIRIEALGDCKPASGHGAAILYYETCEICNENIPLPVGDPFAFTYTGLVMNPEIDILTAHTGNNLHLSDLRYETSSDENYTTETVHSRHYLHLRYQTNDNSHYSHPTLYPQSSRMGLLTPTINNITNFIPAIPLATQWDDVKDKRFCNASTLDTTNDCNNDLCHCTHLLDVQLGQVVELFMYSQSEDPHQMHLHGYSFRVLGSGWVHNATYPDAYQTITMDDVINRDKAGEFPRNLVNPVYKDTVTVGSKGGYAIIRFKADNPGIWLFHCHNEGHMMQGMALVFKVGNTNQFPVPPAYFPVCGKTITDMQTKNLHPTSASDGLNTCAFIFGFALLYKYVCFDLI